The Hevea brasiliensis isolate MT/VB/25A 57/8 chromosome 9, ASM3005281v1, whole genome shotgun sequence nucleotide sequence AAGGTGGATAATGAGAtctctatatttttaatttaggtaggtaaaaaataaaaataaagcttTTACATGACTATAGGGGCACAAATGTCCTTAAGGAGAAAAGGTCAACTGTCTGTCAAAATGATTCTCCGATCCCAAGGTTCAGTGCTTCACCGAGAGCTATAAATTAAGCGCGCTGATTACATCTCCGTCAAGCTTGCTTCAACATGCAAATCCAAGCACATTTTTGACTTTCTTAATGACAAACCTAAACCACGATGCTCCTTCCACCAATTTAATCCATTTGGGTAATTGGGTTCATTTTCCATTTAAAGCGATAGTGTTAGGTTGCTCATTTTCGTTCATCTACATGCACTCACGCATCTTCATTCATGTGCTTAGGATGGTGATGCAAGGTATTACTGATATTGTTGTACTCCTAAGCAATTGTCTTCTGTTCTGTTCAGGTTGTGTACTACTATATATTGTTCTAAATTTGCATATCATGTACATTAATGTTtcaaaaaaattactaataaaatttgattgttaattcatcaacataaaaagtaaaaaaattctataaattttattgattaaCGTTCAAGTTATTATACGTCTTCAGACCTAGAACTTAGATATAGTTCTATGGAAGAACTGGAATAATGTAAACAGGAAATGCATTCCCATGATCTTCTTGTAAGTTTCAATTGCAGACTTTTGGCAAAATATAGGCACAAGTCCAAAATTTTTCGTTTTAACTTTACACATCTTGGCAATTAACAATAATTGTCTACATTttagtactcaaaacattttagtattcatatatatatacatatacataaataGTTGGTGCTAGTAAATTAGGGTTAATTCCGTAAATACAATCACAGTATCACCTACGAGGCTACGAGCTTTAGTAAAGTAAAATCTCTCCCTCGAAATTTTAACCGGCCACCACGATCGCTTGAAGCGCCAAAACCCTCCACAAAACTCAACAATGCTCGACCGATTTCCCCCGGAAATAAAATCTGATATTCTAAGTCGACTTCCTGTCGATGACCTCCTGCGATTCCGATGCATATCCAAGTCATGGTGTGCCCAAATCGACGACGGTGCATTTATCAAAACCCATTTGAAAAAATTCTTCAACGTCTACTCTAGTCTCAATCTCATTTTCTCAGGCTGCTTCTACTTGGCAAGCTTTGAGTCGCTTGGCACAGCCGTTGAACTCGATAACCCTTTGAAGGGTCCCTCTGATGCACATCACGATATCAAGTTGGTGGATTCTTGTAATGGGTTGGTATGCTTTGGTGATGCTGTTGGAACCATTGCTTTGCTGAACCCATTAACCAGAAAGCACCACATTCTACCCTTTTTGCCCCTTGATTTCCAGCTTGAGGGAAAATCTACATGGGCTGCTTGGGCTTTTGGATTTGGGTATGACCCCATTAGTGATGATTACAAGGTGGTGAGGCTTGGGCAGTATCTTAGCTTGTCTGATCAGTTCTTTGACACAGAAACTAATGTTTACAATCTTAAAGCAAACACATGGAGGAAGATTCAAGGTATGTCTTATGTGCTTGGTTTTGATCAGAAGATGGGTGTACTTGCAGGAAATGCGTTGCATTGGCTAGTGGGTCGAAATCGGATCATGCGTAACCCCAACCTGATTGTTGCTTTTAATCTTGAGGTTGAGGACTTTAGGGAGGTGCCAGCGCCTGAGAGTATTGGTGAAAATCTTTCTATCGATTTGGGGGTCGTAGGAAAATGGCTATCGCTGACTGCAAATTATGAGTGTATGCGCCTGGATGTTTGGGTGATGAAGGAATATGGAGTGGAAGAATCTTGGACTAGACTCTTTGTGATCACACCCAACGAAGTAGCACCTTTAAAATGTTTGAGAACCTTAGCTTTCTCAAAGAATGGTGATGAACTTCTACTGGGTGTGCAGGCTGGAAACCTTGTCTGGTATAACCTGAAAGAAAAGAGTGTCAAGAGGGTGGAGAAACCTATTTCTGTGACTCCTTTTGCAGTGAAGGCTTTTCGTGGAAGCCTTGTTTCTCCCTGTGTTAGCAAAGAAAAAACTGATGCGAAGAAAGCCAGACCACGGAAGGGAAGGAAGAATAGGAAGAGGTATCTACAATGCAAAATATGCCAAGTTTACTCAATTTCGCATAATTTGCTTCTTTAGTTTCTTAGATTTGTTTATATTGATGCATGTAACTGGATACACAATTTAGCGTTCAAGTGTATTGTAGATTAGTGTTAATGCCATGATATTTATCTTGGTTGCTTAGGGCATGCCCTTGTTTCTCAGGGACGAATTCCTATCAGAGGGGTTTAAGTTGGCTTTGTAGGTAAATGGAACAGAGTAGGTAATCTGATTGACTTTCCTATAATACTAGATTATTGCTTTTGCATTTGGTTTGTTTCTCTTGATTTTAAAGTTGGTTGCATTGATTGATTTTGGCACAATTGTAATTTTTATATGCATAAATGTGAAGATTTTTCATTGTACACCTGACAACAAGCTTCATCTTAACTAAGTCGAATTtaccttttctttcatttttgtgCAATTTTGTATAATTTGCTTCTTTAGTTTCTTAGATTTGTTTATATTGATGCATGTAACTGGATACAACTTGGTTGCTTATGGTATGCCCTTGTTTCTCAGGGACGAATTCCTATCAGAGGGGTTTAAGTTGGCTTTGTAGGTAAATGGAGCAGAGTAGGATCAAGGATAGGTAGAGGTAATCTAATTGACTTTCCTATAATACTAGATTATTACTTTTGCATTTGGTTTGTTTCTCTTGATTTTAAAGTGGGTTGCATTGATTGATTTTGGCACAATTGTAATTTTTATATGCATAAATGGGAAGATTTTTTCATTGTACACCTGACAACAAGCTTCATCTTAACTAAATCGAATTtaccttttctttcatttttgtgCCTTTCTTTCTCTCAGTCCTCATACTGGTGGAATAAAGCTGTATTAGCACATGAGATGCTCTGATGGTGGAAGGAAGTGGGGTTAGACTTTGGCCATCTCTCTGCTTTGTAAAAAAATCTTTCTACATATGAATATCTGCTTTTTGTATAGCCAAAGACCTTTTTACTTGCAAGTTGTCCTGAAAGTAAAGGTTAGCATACACACTTGAAGGTTGTAAAAAAATGGTATGAATTGATAGTTTGAAGTTTGAACATTTTGCTTATATCCCATTATGCTAGTGCAAATTGAGGCTGTTTTGAAAGGGTGTGTTATTTTCTAATGAGTTATAGTGTAGAACAAACTTCTGCTTCTTTAGATGCCAGAATTTTGTTATGTCTTTAAGCTGCTGTGGATTAACAAACATCTATTATGTTTTGGATTTTGCATATGATTTTGTAAGTGCCATAGAGCTTGTGCTTGTTACATGTGCTGTTATGTGCACTTGTCAATGAAATTAATTAAGTGTCACTGTTGGTATTTGTGCTAAAATACAGAGAAAAATTAATAGCAGATGTCCAAGTCACAAAAATAAATGTAAGTCTTCCATCTTTCTCAAGCAAGTCTTTGCATGAGTCAATGTTTGTCCTTTAATGCATAAAAGCATTCATTCATGTGCTTTCCTTTCACCTGCTTTTTACTCTTAAGTCAAATCTCtctcattattttcttttatttcctttgGAATTAGCCCAATAATTTGATAAAAGATTCAAGATTTGCAGAAGATATTACCTTTTtagtactatatatatatatatatatatatatatatatatatatatatatatatatatatatatatatataagaatatCTCATGCTTAGGCATGTAGGAATACTCCCAAAAGGGAATTTGATGTGCAATATATTCTATATACATACTATGTTCACATGCAAAAGTTCATTGACCTTAACCAATCCcgctataaaaattatttaatttgagattttatGGTTAGTTTAAGTTGGAGCTTGAAAAtgactaaaaatattaaatttcaatATTTGATTTACACTAAAATATTACATTCTTGAAAAATTTTCAATTCCTAAGTCTATGGATCTCAATTCTACTTTTCCATATACATACAAAATTACTTTTTTCACATAAAGTTGTGAAAAATTACTTTTTCATTAGtgggaaattatatatatatatatatatatatatatatatatatatatatatatatatatatatatatatatatatatatatatatatatatttcatcatATTATTCTAAtgcatttaaaattattatttaaaataaataattattgcaTAAAGAATTTCCATTTGCTGCTCTTTAACTTTCATTAATTTGATATATGAAATAGCTATTCCTTTCATTTATGGATATGTAGATTAAGCATTCATAAACTTGAATTCATATATTTTTCCCattaaaataacttaattaaatgaacttttgattaaaaaaaaaaaatcaaacattAGATAAGATCATAAATGGCACCATTTAAAGCAACTATGAATGTTTTTAAAATTAGATTAAGGCCAAACCAATTCCATGATTATTTtgctctcatgtggtttcaatgcatttattttctaaaatattatttctttattaaaatttttttatttttaaaaaaattatctatttcaatattcaatttccattttttccctccaaaattatattaattattttggtTCACTCACTAATTATCATTCTTATTCTTTAATATCATCAATTGATCAATCATTTAAAGAGCTGATTTTGGGCCAATGGATTAAGCGCCCAGCCCAGTGTTATAAAATCATATTTTTTACTcttttattcaatttaaaaataaaaaaaaataaaataaaatccctCTGCTATCTAcagaattatgaaaaaaaaaaactcccatTAAAGCCAGCACAGAGAAAGCTCAGGCAcggaaaacttaaaaaaaaataaaaaatagaaattaaaattaaaaaaaaaaaagcccacaAAAAGTTACTTAAAAAAAAAGGTATGTCACGCCACGCTTGACTAAAAGCGCGTGGAATCCGCATATCCCTTTTCCACTTTTTCTACGCCTTTGTCTGATACCCACCCGCTAAAGCGTTCCTCCGTCCTCAGATCTCTATTGTCCAACACACTAAATATCTCCATCCAACGATCCAAAACTAACAAATACATACACCCGAGAGAGTACGTAAAATTATCACCATCCGAGGCTAACTCCGCACCTGAGACACTCTGGTCCGAGCCTAAGGTTTGGAAAgagaattctttttttttttcctcatttttcctGCACATTTTAAAAGCTTATAATatggaaattataatttttggaCAGCCACTGTGTCTATCGATCGCTCCGCTCCGCTGCTCTATCTTCGGCTCTCTGGTCCGACTTTCCAAATTTTCTCTTACTACTGTGTGCTTGCGTTTCTAGAGAGAGAAAGAAGGTGTTCAGctgagagttttttttttcttttttttctttggagAAAAAAGGGACTGAAAAATTGATCTTAAAAGCCAAAAGAAAATAAACATATCACACATCAAGTTTTGCGGTTTTTGGCTTCCTTTAATTGATCAGTCCGTTAAAAAACGGCTCGCCGTTTGCTTCATTGGTCGTCTATGCTCTTCTTTGCTTCAAAAGAACCCTAAATTCCTGCTTACTTAGATCACGCTGTGTCAAGTTTGGTAAACACTTTTGATGCTTCTGCTTGGGAGCCCTTTGGGTTTTTGGTAATTATACTTCTTTTAGCTGGAAGTGAGTGATTTTAGTGTTAATTCTGTATTTTTCttcttaattgtactgaaattagcTTGGAAATGGTTTCTTTTGCATGGTTGTTTCTGAGGAGGGGGGCGAGGGGTTGTTTGGTTGGTTGGTTTGTTTAGGGTTTTCTAAAGTTTAGGAGTTCGGTTTTAGTTTGCTTTAGTTTTATATTATTATGCTATGAATTTGTTTCTGTGTATTTTGTTAATTTACACGTGTTTATCTTCAATTCCTTAGCTTGGATTAGTTTACGAACTTCTGAATTgaccctttttctttttcattgcttttgtGGTTTTGGGTGTGTGTCTGGTTTTTGgttagatttttatttttaattttatttctgcGCGAGTAGTTGCGTTGAATACTTTACTTATACAGTATCTTCAAAGGTCTCTGTGCAATTAAAGGGAAAAAAGGTTGAAACTGAGTTAGTATGTTGTTCCTTTGGTTAACAACAATTAACCTGAGTTCTTTTAAGATTCCAACGGTATTATTTTGTCTACTAAGCACTCAAATCGAGATATTTTGGATTCTTTAGAGCACTCGTAGATGGAATGCTTGACTGTGATACTGCAAAGGGTTTGTTTGTGTTATGTTTGTTATAAATGCTGTCTATTAACTTGCATTTTAGGAAGTTTTAATGAATGTTGTTGTTCAATTTATCCAGTATGCACATTTATGGCCTCGAAGTGTTTCTAGTTTTTTCATGTATATGTTTCTAGTTTTCTAGCTTCATTCATTTGAATGAACTTTTGCAGGATATCAATTTGAGGCGCCATATGGAGTGGTCTGACTAAATATTGATCATTTGTATGGATAGACCTAAAATTTACACAAAAAATTAGCTggaaagtttttattttttatttttaatgcctGGTAACAAACCTGAAGAGGGGATCTGCAATCTATACAAGCTAGACAACTCTTCCCAGGGTCGGCATCTATCTCAAGCCGTTGGTGGCAGTTGGCCAGTACTTGATTACGATCAGTGGGTTGGAAAGCCAACACGGATTGGGGCAACACAGTATTTCAATCGCAAGAACTACAACTTACGGCAATTAGGTATCAATGATATACACTGCTTATGATATTCTTTTAGCACATCTTCTCAATCACTAAAATGTTTACACTGCTTCCTGATATAGCATAAGTGCTTTCCCTTCTCTGTCGCAAAATGAGAAAAATAAACTTTTTTTATGAAACTCCGTTATTAATTGCAGTTTGAGACACTTCTTTCGTGCTTATGCGAACTCATGCTATACTTGTTTTGGTATTTGCAGATTGTTTGAAAGGAAATGATGTTGAGTCTCTAAATGTGGCATTTGACCCAAACTATATGCAATTGACTCCAAGACCAGAGTATTCCAGAAGTCTTACCATCAACAATCCACTGGATGCAAATGAATTTTTGCGTGGATACCATAACTTCCAGTCAAATCAGAATCAGCCTGGAATTTTCAGTGAAAGCACCTGTTATGACCAGCGAATTTTGACTTCAAAAGGTTTTTCTGTCTTTAAATCACAGCCAGAAAATGAGTGTGCAGACAGTCCCACCTTGACAACAAATTCAGAAAAGTCAGAGATTACTGAAGCTTCTAGTGATTTCAACTTTCTCAGAGGGCAGCATCAATTTGTGAAGGACCAACAGCTGAGTTCTCCACAGACTCACCCAATGCAGCAGCCTGGGTTTAATGACTTGCAGTTGTTGCAGCAACACATAATGTTCAAGCAGCTGCAAGAATTTCAGAGACAGCAGCAGCTTCAGCAGCTAGGTGATTTGAGGCAACAGAGCTCCTTAAACCAGTTTTCTGCTGTTTCAAGACCGGCAGCTGGGGGTCAGTTTTCACCTCTCATCAGTGGAACACCTGTTCCTGATGCGTCGCAAATGCTTAAGAACTGGATGCAGCGTGGGGCATCTCCTGCTGTGCAAGGAGCATCAAATAAAGTCGTGTTCTCCCAAGAGCAAGTTCAGGCTTTGCGTTCCACAGGTCTTACTCCTCAGCTGCTTGATGTCTCTTTATATGGTACTCCTATTTCTAACACAAGAGGCAACATGGGTCAATATCCTCATCTCCAAGGAACATCTCATGATTCTGTCAATTTGTTGGCCCAGGCTAGCGGTCAAGTACAAAAATCAGTAATGCGGTCATCTGGGTTTGGCAATCCCTTTGTAGGAGATCAGCCTGCTGTTCCTCTAGACCTGGCAGGCTTATCCCAAGGAGCTTTGATATCCAAGCAGGAACTTCAGACGAAAAATAGTTTTGGACAAGTTCCCATTCAGGGTTTAAATAGTGGAGTTTTTCCTGGAAATCTTCTGGAGGGTAATACTCCACAGGGCAATACAGCTGTGAAGGAATTTAATGGGAGACAAGAACAAGCTGATTGGCCTACAAGGCAGCAAACAAAACAACTTGGCCCTTCTCAAGGTTTGGTTCCTCTAGATCCAATGGAAGCAAAGATATTGTATAATATGGATGACAACATTTGGGATGCTTTTGGAAGTCGCCCTGAGGCAAGTGCTGGAGGCTTGGGCAACACATTGGAACATCCAGACTCATCTTATGCTTTTCCTTCTATTCAGAGTGGGAGCTGGAGTGCACTTATGCAGTCTGCTGTGGCAGAGGCTTCTAGCAGTGATACTGGCGTACAGGAGGAGTGGAGTAGTTTGACTTTTCAAAACACAGAGCACTCAACTGATAACCAAATTTCAAACTTCGTTGACAGTGAGAAGCAACATGCTGGCTGGGTTGATAACAACTTGCAGAGTGCCTCCTCCTTTAGTTCAAAACCTTTTCCTATGATTACTGATTCTAGCATGAGCTCTAGCTTCCCTGGCTTCCAGCTGCCAGGAATTCAGTTATCAGTTGAACAGAGAGAGGATATTTGCCATGGTGGTTCTCATGAGTCCATTGAGAATTACAACTCTCAGCAGAAGACATCAATTGACAATGGTCAAAAGGTTCTAACATTTATGCATTCAGACAATGCATGGCCTAGACAAATGTTTGAGCACCCACAAAGTGCTGCACAGCATCAGAAAATAGCCTCAAGTAATAATATATCTATGGAAAAGGGCAGTGAGAGCATTGTAAAAAGTCAACATCAGATGAGTAATGGCCCTAAAGTTGCTCTCAACTCTTACGAGGGAGCCAATGACACACATGAAAAGAAGCAAAATTGCCACCAAAAGGAAAATTCTAGTGACTTCTTAAAAGGCTCAGGTGGTCATGAGCAAGGACATCTTGAGCAGTTAAAGTT carries:
- the LOC110643734 gene encoding F-box protein CPR1-like isoform X3, producing MLDRFPPEIKSDILSRLPVDDLLRFRCISKSWCAQIDDGAFIKTHLKKFFNVYSSLNLIFSGCFYLASFESLGTAVELDNPLKGPSDAHHDIKLVDSCNGLVCFGDAVGTIALLNPLTRKHHILPFLPLDFQLEGKSTWAAWAFGFGYDPISDDYKVVRLGQYLSLSDQFFDTETNVYNLKANTWRKIQGMSYVLGFDQKMGVLAGNALHWLVGRNRIMRNPNLIVAFNLEVEDFREVPAPESIGENLSIDLGVVGKWLSLTANYECMRLDVWVMKEYGVEESWTRLFVITPNEVAPLKCLRTLAFSKNGDELLLGVQAGNLVWYNLKEKSVKRVEKPISVTPFAVKAFRGSLVSPCVSKEKTDAKKARPRKGRKNRKRDEFLSEGFKLAL
- the LOC110643734 gene encoding F-box protein CPR1-like isoform X1, yielding MLDRFPPEIKSDILSRLPVDDLLRFRCISKSWCAQIDDGAFIKTHLKKFFNVYSSLNLIFSGCFYLASFESLGTAVELDNPLKGPSDAHHDIKLVDSCNGLVCFGDAVGTIALLNPLTRKHHILPFLPLDFQLEGKSTWAAWAFGFGYDPISDDYKVVRLGQYLSLSDQFFDTETNVYNLKANTWRKIQGMSYVLGFDQKMGVLAGNALHWLVGRNRIMRNPNLIVAFNLEVEDFREVPAPESIGENLSIDLGVVGKWLSLTANYECMRLDVWVMKEYGVEESWTRLFVITPNEVAPLKCLRTLAFSKNGDELLLGVQAGNLVWYNLKEKSVKRVEKPISVTPFAVKAFRGSLVSPCVSKEKTDAKKARPRKGRKNRKRACPCFSGTNSYQRGLSWLCR